A single window of Drosophila suzukii chromosome 3, CBGP_Dsuzu_IsoJpt1.0, whole genome shotgun sequence DNA harbors:
- the RpL28 gene encoding large ribosomal subunit protein eL28, which produces MATSSHLNWLIIRNNNAFLLKKRDVKKPFSTEPNNLASVSSYRYSGIVHKKTLGVVPAADKKGFTAVLKKGKYAQRPAKNTVRVDFKSGPRRSLKKLKNLLIGSKYRKDLTQAALRRASAVLRSQKPATRKGKKAELSKGKKPE; this is translated from the exons ATGGCAACCTCTTCGCACCTCAATTGGTTGATCATTCGCAACAACAAcgccttcttgttgaagaagCGCGATGTTAAGAAGCCCTTCAGCACA GAGCCAAACAACTTGGCCAGCGTGAGCTCGTACCGCTACAGCGGCATCGTGCACAAGAAGACCCTGGGAGTCGTGCCCGCCGCCGACAAGAAGGGCTTCACCGCTGTGCTGAAGAAGGGCAAGTATGCCCAGCGCCCCGCCAAGAACACCGTGCGTGTTGACTTCAAGTCCGGCCCCCGCCGTTCCCTGAAGAAGCTGAAGAACCTGCTCATCGGCTCCAAATACCGCAAGGACCTGACACAG GCTGCCCTCCGCCGTGCTTCCGCTGTCCTGCGCTCCCAGAAGCCTGCCACCCGCAAGGGAAAGAAGGCCGAGCTTTCTAAGGGAAAGAAGCCCGAATAA
- the eIF1 gene encoding eukaryotic translation initiation factor eIF1, whose amino-acid sequence MSIQNLNTRDPFADAIKGNDDDIQDGLVHIRIQQRNGRKTLTTVQGLSAEYDLKKIVRSCKKEFACNGTVIEHPEYGEVLQLQGDQRENICQWLTKVGLAKPDQLKVHGF is encoded by the exons atgtccatccagaatttaaacACTCGTG ACCCCTTTGCTGATGCAATCAAGGGCAATGATGATGATATTCAAGACGGGCTAGTGCACATAAGAATCCAGCAGAGGAACGGTCGCAAGACGCTAACCACTGTCCAGGGCCTGTCCGCGGAGTATGACTTGAAGAAGATAGTCCGCTCCTGCAAGAAG GAATTCGCTTGCAATGGCACTGTAATTGAGCACCCAGAGTATGGTGAGGTCCTCCAGCTCCAGGGCGATCAGCGTGAGAACATCTGTCAATGGTTGACGAAGGTGGGACTAGCTAAGCCGGATCAGCTCAAGGTGCACGGCTTCTAG